The Halopseudomonas sabulinigri genome window below encodes:
- a CDS encoding class I adenylate cyclase: MAQAGEIHPLIDEGIDRKALSTLRKRFMALNQTRLRRVLQALPTRQYNVLQLIPLLFDVNYHLLPGFVSRETPHGLAGYEAETAALQSAQALTRSYHYRRHPAGFVPQILGLYLMGSGGTIAQSEQSDLDIWVCHEPELPPQALAELASKCQLITDWAATQGCEAHFHLVNPAQFSRGDRENELSIEDCGSTQHYLLLDEFYRTAILLGGRFPLWWLVPSYEEQHYASYTERLLSKRFIREKDSLDLGHVAGIPAGEFVGAGLWQLYKGIDSPYKSVLKLLLTEVYSSEHPQVRCLSLDFKAAVYHGKLDADELDPYVMLYRRIERYLLSRQDTERLELVRRCLYIKANVRLSKRSGLLDWKRNLMEKLVREWHWGPRQLQQMDSRQEWRIREVSNERRKLVNELTHSYRLLSHFGRSHGVINQVTSRDLSLLGRRLYAAFERKAGKIEFINPGISPDLSEDLLTLAQAPANEHGDAYWSLYSGSLAASELGDQPPLKRSRQLLELLAWGHRNGLIDSATRFSLFPGDSALSEFELSNLLLSLQQQFPLPLPALTETALSRASEPCQVLLLVNIGLDPLPGASQKNLHLISSHTDALGYSGLRDNLILSVDQVSLNSWNELLVTHYEGEQACMQALCDYLNQGREHQRLPELQVRCFCRNRSSSIAERVEGLFRDAARHLLGSPPERFLVQVQNGYRVLEGRDEQINMLELEDRDALLRHLGRSRPRHSKLALDAYALQGQDLALILQHDQPGRIQLFYRLKPQWQVEISLLDERGALWTHQQSYRDEQTMLLPLLRFLNGIRLRRQVKESLEHSQWEGDIQLYAILPAHDGNPLRLEAKPLPRAGLSPDFYPVQAIAEPGGKRSFNVTIFCDHREFSELEHGPRLYTEVAKHILSQRQSQEPYPCYITDLDLSAIDPGERMQTAQYLRYRQQLEGALNEAMGALR; encoded by the coding sequence ATGGCGCAGGCAGGTGAAATTCATCCACTGATCGATGAGGGCATTGACCGCAAGGCGCTGAGCACCCTGCGCAAGCGCTTTATGGCCCTCAATCAGACCCGCCTGCGTCGCGTGCTACAGGCCCTGCCTACCCGTCAGTACAACGTGTTGCAGCTGATCCCGCTGCTGTTTGACGTCAATTACCACCTGCTGCCCGGTTTTGTCTCGCGTGAAACGCCCCACGGCCTGGCCGGGTACGAAGCTGAAACCGCCGCACTGCAGAGTGCGCAAGCGCTGACCCGCAGCTATCACTACCGTCGCCACCCGGCGGGCTTTGTGCCGCAGATACTGGGCCTATACCTGATGGGCAGCGGCGGCACCATTGCCCAGTCCGAACAAAGCGACCTGGATATCTGGGTCTGCCACGAGCCGGAACTGCCGCCGCAGGCGCTGGCAGAACTCGCCAGCAAATGTCAGTTGATCACCGACTGGGCGGCTACGCAGGGCTGCGAGGCACACTTTCACCTGGTTAACCCTGCCCAGTTCAGTCGCGGTGACCGCGAGAACGAACTGAGCATCGAAGACTGCGGCAGCACCCAGCACTACCTGCTGCTCGACGAGTTTTACCGCACCGCCATTTTGCTCGGCGGGCGCTTTCCGCTCTGGTGGCTGGTCCCCAGCTACGAAGAGCAACACTACGCCAGCTACACCGAGCGCCTGCTCAGCAAGCGCTTCATCCGCGAAAAGGACAGCCTAGACCTTGGCCATGTTGCTGGAATTCCGGCCGGCGAGTTTGTGGGCGCCGGTCTCTGGCAGCTCTACAAGGGCATAGACTCGCCCTACAAGTCGGTGCTCAAGCTGCTGCTGACCGAAGTCTACTCCAGCGAGCACCCGCAGGTACGCTGCCTCAGCCTGGACTTCAAGGCCGCGGTTTACCACGGCAAGCTGGATGCCGACGAACTTGACCCCTACGTCATGCTTTACCGCCGCATCGAACGTTATCTGCTCAGCAGACAGGACACCGAACGGCTCGAGCTGGTGCGCCGCTGCTTGTACATCAAGGCCAACGTGCGTCTGAGTAAACGCAGCGGCCTGCTCGACTGGAAGCGCAACCTGATGGAAAAGCTGGTGCGCGAATGGCACTGGGGCCCGCGCCAGCTGCAGCAGATGGACAGCCGCCAGGAATGGCGCATCCGCGAGGTCAGCAACGAGCGCCGCAAACTGGTCAACGAGTTGACCCACAGCTATCGCCTGCTATCGCATTTTGGCCGCAGTCATGGCGTGATCAACCAGGTCACCAGCCGTGACCTGTCGTTGCTCGGCCGGCGCCTCTACGCCGCCTTTGAACGCAAGGCCGGCAAGATCGAATTCATCAACCCGGGTATCAGCCCTGACCTCAGTGAGGACCTCCTGACCCTCGCCCAGGCGCCGGCGAACGAGCACGGCGATGCCTACTGGAGCCTGTACTCCGGCTCGCTCGCGGCCAGCGAGCTGGGCGACCAACCACCGCTCAAGCGCTCCCGCCAACTGCTGGAGCTGCTGGCCTGGGGGCACCGTAACGGCCTGATCGACAGTGCTACGCGGTTCTCACTGTTCCCCGGTGACAGCGCGCTCAGCGAATTTGAACTGAGTAATTTGCTGCTCAGCCTGCAGCAGCAGTTTCCGCTGCCGTTGCCCGCCCTGACTGAAACCGCGCTGTCGCGCGCCAGCGAACCCTGCCAGGTGCTCCTGCTGGTGAATATCGGATTGGACCCGCTACCCGGCGCCAGCCAGAAGAACCTCCATTTGATCAGCAGCCACACCGATGCACTGGGTTATTCCGGTCTGCGCGACAATTTGATTCTCAGCGTGGACCAGGTCTCGCTGAACAGCTGGAACGAGCTGCTAGTGACCCATTACGAAGGCGAGCAGGCCTGCATGCAGGCGCTGTGCGATTACCTGAACCAGGGCCGCGAGCATCAGCGCCTGCCGGAGTTGCAGGTGCGCTGCTTCTGCCGCAACCGCTCCAGCTCCATCGCCGAGCGGGTCGAAGGCCTGTTCCGCGACGCCGCACGGCACCTGTTGGGCAGCCCGCCAGAGCGTTTTCTGGTTCAGGTGCAGAACGGCTACCGCGTGCTGGAAGGGCGCGACGAGCAAATCAACATGCTGGAGCTTGAAGACCGTGACGCGCTGCTGCGCCACCTGGGCCGCTCCCGCCCGCGCCACAGCAAACTCGCGCTGGACGCCTACGCGCTGCAAGGCCAAGACCTGGCGCTAATACTGCAGCATGACCAACCTGGCCGGATCCAGCTGTTCTACCGCCTCAAACCGCAATGGCAAGTTGAAATCAGCCTGCTTGATGAGCGCGGCGCCCTCTGGACGCACCAGCAAAGTTACCGCGACGAGCAGACCATGCTGCTCCCGCTACTGCGCTTTCTGAATGGCATCCGCCTGCGCAGGCAGGTCAAGGAAAGCCTGGAACACAGCCAATGGGAGGGCGACATTCAGCTCTACGCCATCCTGCCCGCGCACGACGGTAACCCGCTGCGGCTGGAAGCCAAACCCCTGCCACGCGCCGGCCTCAGCCCCGACTTCTACCCCGTACAGGCGATCGCCGAACCCGGCGGCAAACGCAGCTTCAACGTCACCATTTTCTGCGACCACCGCGAGTTCTCAGAACTGGAGCACGGCCCACGGCTGTACACCGAAGTCGCCAAACACATCCTCAGCCAACGCCAAAGCCAGGAGCCCTACCCCTGCTACATCACCGACCTCGACCTCTCCGCCATTGACCCCGGCGAACGCATGCAAACCGCGCAGTATTTGCGCTACCGGCAGCAGTTGGAGGGGGCGTTGAATGAGGCGATGGGGGCGTTGCGGTAG
- a CDS encoding DUF4123 domain-containing protein, whose translation MPLESIPVDLPWHLPTVLILDGVSLSDLPKKLYDWVDQPVFEPLYLETAQAPLVDVSPCIVAIEGQDDPVLNQYLTLVDEDCGYLLFSRAAWEVQVRHLRWLTQVQMPSGETVLLRLADPAVFSSLLSCATTDQRAALLGPFERMVMPDKLSGEWREFKQQAQITEASKQLPYRLSDEQLSALGDVSFQQVVGRLDLHMKMNFPAYGAEWAQAARQAELSQLADNAYALGFCSEGDIYLYAGIFGLLGGTALSAHPDISQLLHERSPQTPSQRLQRAFEMAQGRAAMLTGIEHV comes from the coding sequence ATGCCGCTTGAATCCATTCCCGTCGACTTGCCTTGGCATCTTCCAACAGTGCTGATTTTAGATGGCGTTAGCCTGAGTGACCTACCCAAAAAATTGTATGACTGGGTCGACCAGCCAGTCTTCGAGCCGCTGTATCTGGAGACAGCGCAAGCACCGCTAGTTGACGTATCTCCTTGTATTGTTGCTATAGAGGGTCAGGATGATCCTGTTCTAAATCAGTATCTTACCTTGGTAGATGAAGATTGCGGCTATCTTTTGTTCTCCCGCGCTGCGTGGGAAGTTCAGGTGCGACACCTGCGTTGGCTGACTCAGGTCCAGATGCCCTCAGGCGAAACGGTGTTGTTGCGGTTGGCCGACCCGGCGGTCTTCAGCTCACTTTTATCGTGTGCTACCACTGATCAGCGCGCTGCGCTGCTCGGCCCTTTTGAACGTATGGTCATGCCTGACAAATTGAGCGGTGAGTGGCGTGAGTTCAAACAGCAGGCGCAGATAACAGAGGCTAGCAAGCAGCTTCCATACAGGTTGAGTGACGAGCAGCTTTCGGCTTTGGGTGATGTGAGTTTTCAACAGGTGGTGGGCCGGCTGGACCTGCATATGAAGATGAACTTTCCAGCCTACGGCGCTGAATGGGCGCAAGCCGCACGGCAAGCAGAACTGTCCCAGCTTGCGGATAACGCCTACGCCCTTGGGTTTTGTAGTGAGGGGGATATCTATTTATACGCCGGTATCTTTGGGCTGCTGGGAGGCACGGCTTTAAGCGCACACCCCGATATCAGCCAGCTACTGCACGAGCGCTCACCACAGACGCCTTCCCAGCGCCTACAGCGTGCTTTTGAAATGGCTCAAGGCCGAGCCGCAATGCTTACAGGGATAGAACATGTCTGA
- a CDS encoding toxin VasX: MSDTSTANHDNGADAKSAVGACPAGQAELFIVPARYALAEQGAEHSCCLPAASSQSHPQALRRLRVGYLYLWHQQGPLRRFAIATDGLLQEQGLEDDSGEVAAGSVAGVALDKHHDAWLLYSEIPLPKTAYQGLADSPAERLARMRCIPLPEIARRLEVEHCPALSEAEKVVAELMPEVRDQFVAHDYAQNGDAYRKGVDTLGQQMMDEPTPERVNAYTNARTWLSEREQAAGRHPQAAEHPPGEWSSVAWDLPASDTWLSKARSQAGSLHAVFATLDDDLGVLRDLNAEQGWVNQREEDWDQENAHKGMIAGFINSLITEDGAELSNLINYRYRDRDIQLTPEQGDIMLQARRDLQPLLAEETEINQRQRHKIGHAAADARIAEIVRREQIVLAPTREFVPADLHGQLQGVVMSYHADKVHNMTDAKSSAQVAERVELPRMQRWITEVAEPHHHWLTARREVLYSDMASYLPRHGAALWYVNYDSDAHCSMLSELSLSSLGSLCSSGPGVQLAVNLLRSPSADQPFSLLSSGFTPSLMDIGDRAAQLQGALTSENQAAIGQFIGKLVASSEKLAWLSALGGEQGNDWNQAVSRLSAAYAALEVEHLASSQTPSNLIQRLPSPLRALLIMMRLCTDSVINVGRYSFTLSGDTGQRIWEFGRMAGQSLQRGMAPTVARIKGMNTLGGVLPLAALLLHMNNVHEINERDRGREHDDVRQREHLAENLKVGAALSAVIGAAWQATGQVEAKRGALKAPIVTLFGFITGGLAAVAAAVDLAKLSAEMQKDGAYWSADHWVRLGHDSALFGLMSAQTGLGAYATYMALIGKWTTDEAIRWFTLRIMPVNWLLLVVEGLYLAWNYHKDTELQAFLEQCCWGKAKRWGDSPEQHSQEIQTLIDLLFKPRLQAVGYLASRQIGGSGNNVVLDSRTDSLSLSLPGASPQGSQLYVKVVAFDAANTPVDCTSEWLSGVESTWLPIHQGMGLRLSGKLPRRLDSHYWQVQVLYHSPLAMQAGTLNSRQLIVGGGKGMRYIVRGSSVVEHAATAGPLLSDAFSALPVSSHLLQPKEI, encoded by the coding sequence ATGTCTGATACCTCAACAGCCAATCATGACAATGGCGCTGATGCAAAAAGTGCAGTGGGTGCCTGTCCTGCAGGTCAAGCCGAACTCTTCATCGTGCCCGCGCGCTATGCGCTGGCCGAGCAAGGTGCTGAGCATTCCTGTTGCTTGCCTGCAGCAAGTAGTCAAAGTCATCCGCAAGCTTTGCGGCGGCTGCGCGTAGGTTACCTTTATCTGTGGCACCAGCAGGGGCCCCTTAGGCGCTTTGCCATAGCTACTGATGGCTTGTTGCAAGAGCAGGGCCTTGAGGATGACAGTGGCGAGGTTGCTGCCGGGAGCGTTGCAGGAGTGGCGTTGGACAAACACCATGACGCATGGCTGCTATACAGCGAAATCCCATTGCCAAAAACGGCTTATCAAGGTTTGGCTGACAGCCCTGCTGAGCGCCTTGCCCGCATGCGCTGCATACCCTTACCTGAAATTGCACGCAGGCTTGAGGTGGAACACTGTCCTGCACTGAGTGAGGCCGAAAAAGTTGTTGCTGAGCTCATGCCGGAAGTGCGCGATCAATTCGTAGCACATGACTATGCGCAGAATGGCGACGCCTATCGCAAGGGTGTTGATACGCTGGGCCAGCAGATGATGGATGAGCCCACACCTGAGCGGGTAAACGCTTACACCAATGCTCGTACGTGGCTAAGCGAACGCGAACAGGCCGCAGGCAGACACCCGCAAGCAGCTGAACACCCGCCGGGTGAATGGAGCTCGGTTGCCTGGGATCTGCCTGCCTCTGACACGTGGCTAAGCAAAGCCCGTAGCCAGGCTGGCAGCCTGCACGCGGTTTTTGCAACGCTGGACGATGATCTTGGGGTGTTGCGCGACTTGAACGCTGAGCAAGGCTGGGTCAATCAGCGCGAAGAAGACTGGGATCAGGAAAATGCGCATAAAGGAATGATCGCCGGCTTTATCAACAGCCTGATAACGGAAGACGGAGCCGAGTTGAGCAACCTGATCAACTACCGTTACCGCGATCGTGATATCCAGCTTACCCCGGAGCAGGGCGATATCATGCTTCAGGCGCGCCGAGACCTTCAGCCGCTGTTGGCGGAAGAGACCGAGATCAACCAACGCCAACGCCACAAGATAGGCCACGCGGCCGCCGATGCGCGCATTGCCGAGATTGTTCGGCGCGAGCAAATAGTGCTCGCACCCACTAGGGAGTTCGTTCCTGCCGATTTGCATGGGCAGCTGCAAGGTGTGGTGATGTCTTATCATGCCGATAAAGTTCATAACATGACGGACGCCAAATCCAGCGCGCAGGTTGCTGAACGGGTTGAGCTACCGCGCATGCAGCGCTGGATCACCGAGGTTGCAGAGCCGCACCATCACTGGCTGACTGCAAGGCGCGAAGTACTTTATTCGGATATGGCTTCGTATCTACCAAGACATGGAGCAGCGCTCTGGTATGTGAATTACGACAGCGATGCGCATTGCAGCATGCTAAGTGAACTATCCCTCAGCAGTCTTGGATCGTTATGCAGCAGCGGCCCTGGCGTCCAGTTGGCCGTCAATTTGCTGCGGTCGCCCTCCGCTGATCAACCCTTTAGTTTGCTTTCCAGTGGCTTCACCCCCTCACTGATGGATATAGGTGATCGCGCCGCCCAGCTGCAGGGCGCGCTGACCAGCGAGAATCAAGCGGCTATTGGTCAGTTTATCGGTAAGTTAGTGGCGTCCAGTGAAAAGCTGGCTTGGCTCAGCGCGCTGGGAGGAGAGCAGGGCAACGATTGGAATCAAGCAGTCTCGCGCTTATCTGCTGCTTATGCTGCGTTGGAAGTTGAGCATCTAGCGAGCAGCCAGACTCCGAGTAATTTGATTCAGCGGTTACCCAGTCCGCTGCGCGCCTTGCTGATAATGATGAGGTTATGCACTGACAGCGTGATCAACGTCGGCCGTTATAGCTTCACCCTAAGCGGCGACACTGGGCAACGCATCTGGGAGTTTGGCCGAATGGCAGGACAATCTCTGCAAAGAGGTATGGCTCCCACTGTTGCGCGTATCAAAGGCATGAATACTCTGGGTGGAGTGCTGCCCTTGGCCGCTCTTTTGTTGCACATGAATAACGTGCACGAAATAAACGAACGTGATCGCGGGCGTGAGCACGATGATGTGCGTCAACGGGAGCATTTGGCTGAAAATCTAAAAGTAGGTGCGGCGCTGTCGGCGGTGATTGGGGCGGCTTGGCAGGCCACGGGGCAGGTTGAAGCCAAGCGAGGGGCTTTGAAAGCTCCCATCGTCACCCTGTTCGGTTTTATTACTGGTGGCTTGGCCGCGGTTGCGGCTGCGGTTGATTTGGCGAAGCTCTCTGCTGAAATGCAAAAAGACGGTGCATACTGGTCCGCTGACCACTGGGTACGTTTGGGACATGACAGCGCGCTCTTTGGGTTGATGTCAGCGCAAACGGGGTTGGGTGCATACGCCACCTATATGGCGCTAATCGGAAAGTGGACCACCGACGAGGCAATCAGGTGGTTCACTTTACGCATTATGCCGGTCAACTGGCTCTTGCTGGTAGTTGAAGGGTTATATCTGGCGTGGAACTACCATAAGGACACCGAGCTGCAAGCCTTCCTTGAGCAGTGTTGCTGGGGCAAGGCTAAAAGATGGGGGGATAGCCCTGAACAGCACAGCCAGGAGATACAGACCCTGATCGACCTGCTGTTCAAACCCAGATTGCAGGCCGTTGGGTATTTGGCCAGCCGGCAGATTGGTGGCAGCGGCAATAATGTTGTGTTGGACAGCCGTACTGACAGCTTGAGCTTGTCTCTTCCAGGGGCCAGCCCGCAAGGCTCGCAGTTGTATGTCAAGGTGGTGGCATTTGATGCAGCCAACACGCCGGTCGACTGCACGAGCGAATGGCTGAGCGGTGTTGAAAGTACTTGGCTCCCCATCCATCAGGGCATGGGGCTGCGTCTGAGTGGCAAGCTGCCCCGGCGCCTCGACAGCCACTATTGGCAGGTACAGGTCCTGTACCATAGCCCACTGGCCATGCAGGCTGGCACCCTCAACAGCAGGCAATTGATCGTAGGTGGCGGCAAGGGTATGCGCTATATCGTTCGTGGCAGTAGTGTAGTCGAGCATGCTGCCACTGCGGGGCCATTGCTAAGTGACGCATTCAGCGCTTTGCCAGTGAGCTCCCACTTATTGCAACCCAAGGAGATTTGA
- a CDS encoding DUF1289 domain-containing protein, whose amino-acid sequence MSERGRQPSPCVRQCCLDGDECLGCGRLMSEILQWANASDTQQLQIIALATERRARRQQRMAGR is encoded by the coding sequence GTGAGCGAGCGCGGCCGGCAACCCTCGCCCTGCGTGCGCCAATGTTGCCTGGATGGTGATGAGTGCCTGGGCTGTGGCCGCCTGATGAGTGAAATTCTGCAGTGGGCCAACGCCTCTGATACACAACAGCTGCAGATAATAGCGCTCGCGACCGAGCGGCGTGCGCGGCGCCAGCAGCGTATGGCCGGACGCTAG
- the cyaY gene encoding iron donor protein CyaY: MQDMSEAEFHQQVDRIQDLIEHAVDDCDLDLDMEQVEGSLVLMLADGPRLVIGRQPASRELWLATPDATLHFGYQDDSGWQHDGGEGSLTQVLSAVLEELTGDEVELELDEDAA; encoded by the coding sequence ATGCAGGACATGAGCGAAGCGGAATTTCATCAGCAGGTAGATCGGATACAGGACCTGATCGAGCATGCGGTTGACGATTGCGACCTTGATCTGGACATGGAGCAGGTGGAAGGTTCGCTGGTCCTGATGCTCGCCGACGGGCCGCGCCTGGTGATCGGCCGCCAGCCAGCGTCACGCGAGCTTTGGCTGGCCACCCCGGATGCTACACTGCACTTTGGTTATCAGGACGATAGCGGCTGGCAGCACGATGGCGGAGAAGGGTCGCTGACCCAGGTGCTCTCTGCGGTGCTTGAAGAGCTCACCGGGGATGAGGTCGAGCTCGAACTGGACGAAGACGCCGCGTGA
- the lptM gene encoding LPS translocon maturation chaperone LptM: protein MKHISALLFGLLVLAGCGQKGPLYLPEDVSGQPPTPAQEELIQEPTEK from the coding sequence ATGAAGCATATCAGCGCACTTCTCTTCGGCCTGCTGGTCCTCGCTGGCTGCGGCCAGAAGGGACCGCTCTATCTGCCGGAAGACGTCTCAGGCCAGCCGCCGACCCCGGCGCAGGAAGAACTGATCCAGGAACCGACCGAGAAGTGA
- a CDS encoding type VI secretion system Vgr family protein codes for MFSPANEAAFSLHIDGAAHDFKVLAFTGSEALNRPYAFELELVSEQPDIDLASLLHHTAYLDMGQGAGIHGVIDRLAQGEAGKRLTRYHLCLRPQLSYLAHRTNQRIFQHLTGQQIISRLLEEHGIQSDAYRFQLHQNHPARDYCTQYDETDLQFIQRLCEEEGMHYHFEHSQEGHIIVFGDDQTAFPQLQQIGYSQGTGLVADQPVVKRFGLRVETRPSRVTRRDYDFEKPRLLMEAAYKGEATAEEQNKPQPDLEDYDYPGRFTDRERGKQLSQIALERHRAEQQLADGSSDQPQLRSGHFMPLTGHPRDDWNDLWLLTEIQHEGKQPQVLEEGVTSDVSKADGFTQGYRNHFKATPWQILWRPQLDHRKPKVLGSQSAVVTGPEGEEIHCDQYGRIKVQFHWDREGQADDKTSCWLRVASSWAGDRYGGIAIPRVGMEVLISFLEGDPDQPLVTGCLYHKEHEVPYELPAHKTRSVFKTLSSPGGDGYNELRIEDKKGEEQIYLHAQKDWDENIENNQTVRVGNERHDTVEANSYSEFKAEEHRTTHADRKTEIKANDHLTVGTSQHVKLGDSQLVKAGTEIHLSSGMKVVLEAGMEITFKVGGSFVKLDPSGVTLVGSSVKINSGGGPGKGSGAAPVLPGAVAAVDVGEAGKLLVPVQRQALMLKKPLCAICNDEQTGGSNAA; via the coding sequence ATGTTCTCTCCAGCCAATGAAGCGGCCTTCAGCCTGCACATCGACGGCGCCGCCCACGACTTCAAGGTACTGGCCTTCACCGGCAGCGAGGCCCTCAACCGGCCCTACGCCTTTGAGCTGGAGCTGGTCAGTGAACAGCCGGACATCGACCTGGCCTCCCTGCTGCACCACACCGCCTATCTGGACATGGGCCAGGGAGCAGGCATCCACGGCGTAATCGACCGCCTCGCCCAGGGCGAAGCCGGCAAGCGCCTCACCCGTTATCATCTGTGCCTGCGCCCCCAGCTCAGCTACCTGGCGCACCGCACCAATCAACGCATCTTCCAGCACCTGACAGGGCAGCAGATCATCAGCCGCCTGCTGGAAGAGCACGGCATCCAGAGCGATGCCTACCGCTTTCAACTGCACCAGAACCATCCGGCGCGCGACTACTGCACCCAGTACGACGAAACCGACCTGCAGTTCATCCAGCGCCTGTGTGAAGAAGAGGGCATGCACTACCACTTCGAACACAGCCAGGAAGGCCACATCATTGTCTTCGGTGACGACCAGACCGCCTTCCCGCAATTACAACAAATCGGCTACAGCCAGGGCACCGGCCTGGTCGCCGACCAGCCGGTCGTCAAACGCTTCGGCTTAAGAGTAGAAACCCGCCCCAGCCGCGTCACCCGCCGGGATTACGACTTCGAGAAGCCCCGCCTGCTGATGGAAGCCGCCTACAAAGGCGAGGCCACAGCAGAAGAACAAAATAAACCCCAACCCGACCTCGAAGACTACGACTACCCCGGTCGCTTCACCGACCGCGAGCGCGGCAAACAGCTCAGCCAGATCGCCCTCGAACGCCATCGCGCCGAACAACAACTGGCCGACGGCAGCAGCGATCAACCGCAACTGCGCAGCGGCCACTTCATGCCGCTCACTGGTCACCCCAGAGACGACTGGAACGACCTCTGGCTGCTGACCGAAATCCAGCATGAAGGCAAACAACCACAAGTGCTCGAAGAAGGCGTCACCAGCGATGTCAGCAAAGCAGACGGATTCACCCAGGGTTACCGCAACCACTTCAAGGCCACGCCCTGGCAGATCCTCTGGCGACCACAGCTCGATCACAGAAAACCAAAGGTCCTCGGCAGCCAAAGCGCCGTAGTCACAGGCCCTGAGGGCGAAGAAATCCACTGCGACCAGTACGGTCGCATCAAAGTCCAGTTCCACTGGGACCGCGAGGGCCAGGCTGACGACAAAACCAGCTGCTGGTTAAGAGTCGCCTCCAGCTGGGCCGGCGACCGCTACGGCGGCATCGCCATTCCCAGAGTAGGCATGGAAGTACTCATCTCATTCCTCGAAGGCGACCCCGATCAACCCCTGGTCACCGGCTGCCTGTACCACAAGGAACACGAAGTCCCGTACGAACTACCCGCACACAAAACCCGCAGCGTATTCAAAACCCTCAGTAGTCCTGGAGGCGACGGCTACAACGAACTGCGTATCGAGGATAAAAAGGGCGAAGAACAGATCTACCTGCATGCCCAAAAGGACTGGGACGAAAACATAGAAAACAACCAGACCGTGCGCGTGGGCAACGAACGCCACGACACGGTCGAAGCCAACAGCTACAGCGAGTTCAAAGCCGAAGAACACCGCACCACCCACGCCGACCGCAAAACCGAAATCAAAGCCAACGACCACCTCACCGTCGGCACCAGCCAGCACGTCAAGCTGGGCGATAGCCAACTGGTCAAGGCCGGCACCGAAATCCACCTCTCCAGCGGCATGAAAGTCGTGCTCGAAGCCGGCATGGAAATCACCTTCAAGGTCGGCGGCAGCTTCGTCAAACTCGACCCCAGCGGCGTGACCCTGGTTGGGTCGAGTGTGAAGATCAACTCGGGTGGTGGGCCGGGTAAGGGTAGTGGGGCTGCGCCGGTGTTGCCGGGGGCAGTGGCGGCGGTTGATGTGGGTGAGGCGGGCAAGCTGCTGGTGCCTGTGCAACGTCAGGCGCTGATGCTTAAAAAGCCTTTGTGCGCGATTTGTAACGACGAGCAAACAGGGGGCAGCAATGCCGCTTGA
- a CDS encoding Hcp family type VI secretion system effector, whose translation MPTPAYLTIEGTKQGLITAGTFTEDSVGNIFQEGHEDQVLVQGYNHQVIIPRDPQSGQPTGQRVHKPLMITKVFDKSSPLIFNALTSGERLSKCRLEWYRTSATGTQEHYFTIELHDAIIVDVQSQMPNCQDPNMAHFTHLEDVYFTYRKIVWTHEVSGTSGSDDWRTPIAA comes from the coding sequence ATGCCAACACCCGCGTATCTGACCATCGAAGGCACCAAGCAGGGCCTGATCACCGCCGGTACGTTCACCGAAGACTCGGTCGGCAACATCTTCCAGGAAGGCCACGAAGACCAGGTACTGGTGCAGGGCTACAACCACCAGGTCATCATCCCGCGTGACCCGCAGTCCGGCCAGCCCACCGGCCAGCGCGTCCACAAGCCGCTGATGATCACCAAGGTGTTCGACAAGTCCTCACCGCTGATCTTCAACGCTCTGACCTCCGGCGAGCGCCTGAGCAAGTGCCGCCTGGAGTGGTACCGCACCTCTGCCACCGGCACCCAGGAGCACTACTTCACCATCGAACTGCACGACGCCATCATCGTCGATGTGCAGTCGCAGATGCCTAACTGCCAAGACCCGAACATGGCGCACTTCACCCACCTGGAAGACGTCTACTTCACCTACCGCAAAATCGTCTGGACCCACGAAGTCTCAGGAACCTCCGGTTCTGATGACTGGCGCACACCCATCGCCGCCTAA